AATTAAACTCTCATACCGCCTTATTTCTATTTGATTTAACccttttgaaacattttttacTGACGAGTGGTTTCTATAAACAGTTGGAGCTGATTAAATTTGTTGCTTCGTACAAACCCCTGATAGCTGCTGCTAAAGTTTCTGGAAAAATTGATACAATAATCAAGAGTTTCTTGGTTTCACCAGCGCCAACTCAGGTTTAATTGTCTTctatttaattttcaatttaattttacgATTTCAGTCTCTAAGAAATGTCAGCTTCTCACCATCACTTCATGCCTATGTGTTGATTGTTGTTGGTTCTGCTTCTCTCGTTGTAGGACTTAGCTGTGTTGGAAAGCATGCACTTGGCTTTAGAGAATATTGTAAATGCTGTTTTTGACAGATCCAGTGATATTGCCGAGGCAAATGCTGAAATTCAGTTTGCTTTATGTAGAACATTTGAAGGTTATTTTAgttaattttccatattttgcTGTTTTTGAGTTTGTCTAGTTGGACCTTTGTAATGATTCTGGTTATTGTGTCTTGAAGGTTTACTCCAACAATTTATTTCCTTGAAATGGACGGAGCCTGCACTTGTGGAAATACTTGTTCGCTATTTGGAAGCAATGGGCCTCTTTTTGAAGTATTTTGCAGATGCAGCTGGCAGTGTTATCAATAAACTATTTGAACTTCTAACATCTCTTCCCTTTGAAATGAAGGTTCCCTCAACAACCCCTTTTTCATTCTTACTTTCAACTGTTGAGAAATTATATGGCAAGTAAAAGTTATATATTCTCTTTGTAGGATACGTCAACATTAAGTGCTCGGCATGCAAGGTTGCAGATCTGTACATCATTTATTCGGATAGCAAAAGCTGCTGACAAAAGCATCTTGCCTCATATGAAGGTGCATTTGTTAAAATATCCATCGTTGAACAGTTGCAATTAAATGGTTATGTTCATAGAACTTCACACACTGGACAAGAAAGTTTGTTGAGCTATATAACTAACCTTGATCTAGTTATCagttaaatattatttaagccAGTTTTGAGTCGTAAGTCATAACATAATAGAAATAatacaaatatgaaaatttgtttTCTCAAAAAATCTTTGCTGTTATggtattaaattattatatttgatgattcaatttttggtttgatttgtCAACATGTGTTTCATTATTGGGTTTCAATTATTAAGCTTTGTTCTCACCAGTTTGGGTTTCATTATTTTGTACACTTGAGTACAAGTTGAAAGTGCCCCACTGCATAGAGTGTAATTTGGGAGGCGATTTGGTATATTCACCTTTACAAGTTTGTATGTAGGGCATTGCTGATACCATTTCTTGTTTGCAAAGGGAAGGTCGTTTACTTCAGGGCGAGCATAATCTTATAGGCGAAGCTTTTCTTATTATGGCTTCTTCTGCTGGGTAATGATAAAAAAGAATAGATCATTAGTTTTTGATATATACTctgtcaaaatttatttatcctTATCTCACTTGTTATTTCTTAATTTGACACAGGATTCAACAGCAGCAAGAAGTTTTAAAGTGGCTACTAGAACCTTTGAGCCAACAGTGGACACAACTGGAGTGGCAGGATAGATATTTGTCTAGTCCACATGGTTTGGTTCAGTTGTGTTCAGAAGCGCCAGTTATGTGGTCAATTTTTCACACAGTTACATTCTTCGAGAGGGCACTTAAGAGGAGTGGGTTGAAGAAAGCGCACGGACTTTTAGAAAACAGCTCAACATCAGATTCGACTACTTTAAATCCAATGGCCTCTCATGTATTATGGATGCTAACTCCTCTCTTGAAAGTATGCATAATTCCCTGAAGAGTCTGGCCATGTGTTTGGTCTAGTATTTTAAATCAAAATGGTTACTATGTTTTCAATCTTGTCTTTTCATGAACCAACTGTCCAAGAAAGCTTAAGCTATTTGGTGaagttgttgattttttatattatatgtcTAACATGTCCCCTCACTTTAGTGCCCTTTGAGGTTGAATAGTCGATAATGAACAATCCTGCTCACTTTgttgaaattgaattttttattagagAATAATGGAGTTGGATATGTTTAAATTCTAGATCACTTGATTACAGAGGCTTTTATACAATGTCATTAACCATCTCAAAAGTTTAAACTGTTAGGAAtggttttatattttatttttaacagtATTAATAATGTAGTATGTTTTTAATTTCCAGCTACTTCGAGGCTTACATTCTCTTTGGTCTCCATCTATAATTCAAACTTTACCTGGAGAGATCTCGGCTGCAATGGCCATGAGTGATTTTGAGAGGTTCAGTCTTCTTGGAGAAGAGAACCCTAAATTGCCAAAGAACCCTAAGGAAGGATACGGTGAACAGAATGAATCAGACATACGAAATTGGTTTAAAGGCATCAGAGACAGTGGGTAAGCAtgtatattcaatttttattttttatctataaCTTATAAACTGTTCCATATCTGGTCGCTCCTCCCtgtcaattttgtttttgcacCAAACATCAATAAAGATCAAATTAAGTCCCTGGTTAAAATAAGAATATTCTGCATCTATGACATCTTCATTGTTCTTTATTTACGTCTCCATACCTTACTAAATGCGTCGTATGTATTAATAGATATAATGTATTGGGCTTGTCAACAACCATTGGGGattcatttttcaaaaatttggATGTACACTCTGTTGTCGTTGCCCTAATGGAGAATATACAGTCAATGGAGTTCAGGCATTTGAGGCAGCTTGTTCATTCCATTTTGATTCCTTTGGTTAAACACTGTCCTGTGGATATGAGGGAGATTTGGCTGGAAAAGCTTCTGCACCCATTATTTGTTCATATTCAGCAAGCTCTTAGCTGTTCATGGTCTAGTCTTCTGCAAGATGGTAGAGCAAAGGTTCCTGATATCTGTGGCTTTCCTAGTGGATCAGACCTGAAAGTAGAAGTGATGGAGGAAAAAATCTTGAGGGATCTCACACGTGAAATGTGTTCACTCCTCTCTGTGATTGCTTCTCCTCCCCTAAACACAGGAATCCCTTCTTTGGAACAGTCTGGGCATATTATTCGTTTTGACATGTCTTCTGTGAAAAGCTTGGATGCAGTTGCATCATGCTCTTTGGTTGGGTATGCTTTCTACTTGTTATGGAATATACTTTATCTTTAGTcattcttttctatttttaactTCAGTTTGGAAGTGTTTTTTTCTCATTATGTCTTTACACATGACAGTTTCCTTCTAAAGCATGAAGGTCTTGCCCTTCCAACACTAAGAATGTGTTTAGAAGTTTTTACATGGACGGATGGTGAAGCCGTAACAAAGATTTCTCCTTTTTGCTCTGCGGCGGTAGCTCTTTCAATAGTAACAAACCATACTGAACTCATAGAATACGTTTCGAGAGATCTTTTTACATCGGTTATTCAAGGTTTATCCCTAGAATCAAATGCAATAATCAGTTCTGATCTAATTGCCATTTGCCGAGAGATATTTGTATATCTCTCCGATAGACACCCAGCCCCCAGGCAGGTTAGTTGTTTTCTATGATTTGGTTAGTTTTCTTAGTACATTTAACTTTTGGAATACACTTCAACACTTGCAAAGAATCCTAGACCTTGGGTATTGAGTAATATcatattaggttttatgttcaTATTACTAATATGCATTCACTCTTTTTTTAGATTTTGCAGTCTCTCCCCTTTATTACTCCTCATGATTTACATGCCTTTGAGGAAGCTTTAACAAAAACGTCAAGTCCAAAGGAACAAAAGCAGTACATGAAAAGCTTGCTTCTATTGGCAactggcaacaaattaaaagcACTTGCAGCACAGAAAAGTGTGAACATCATTACAAATGTTTCTAGTAAGCAATAACTTTTAATGcattttgttctttttatattttacttctCCAACTTTTGCAATGTACAGTTTAGCATTTATGTGTTATCAATTGTTGAAGGGTTCCCAGGAGTGTGGTAGCTTCCATATACCGCTATGTTTCTCGGCTGTTATTAGGAGACATCTAATTTTCTagtaatattttcaaaattttaaccTTTTCTGCTTCTGTCATGCAGTGAGACCACGCAGCTCGGCCAATGCTCCCGAATCCAATGTTCATGATGGTGATGTTGTTGGTTTGGCAGCCATTATCTGATTTTATTTAGTGCTCATGGAAGGTTTTGTGTACAGGAGTGAGCTCATATTGAGAACATTTggctttttattagtattttacCAACATGGTGCTAAATCGTCTCTTCCCCTACAACCTTTGACTGAATGCGAAATCGGGTGGGAGTACAAATATTTGCATGTCCTTCCTCTGCACTTAGCAACATGTGAATCTGTTACACAgtatgcagatttttttgttAGTGTATAAGCTCCAGTAAGCGTAGTAGAGAACCACAGTTGGCAATTATTCAGACCATTgtaattcaaatttcaattaatttttttagaatatagattaaatttttattacatCTCTAAATACTAAAGTTACACAAAGCGCTGGTTAACTAGGATCTCTAAACCTTTGTGATGAGGGAAGACTTTTCTTCAAAGTCAAATCTTAACTGTTATTCCATCAGATTTCATCTCATGCCTGTATACTAAGGCAGTCATACTTGTTTCAACTAAGGTGATTTTGAGTTGAATTTAGACTATGATGTGGAAAGTACACTAAAATAATTGGGAGAACCAGATTGAATATGATGCTATTATTTTAAACGGTAGaagtattttattttcacaCTTTTCCAATTTTTTGGTAGTTTTAACAGAGAAGCTTAAAATTTTGATGGAGATTTTAATTGTAGAGGTTTTTTTTCCCATGTTTAATGGTAAAGAGATATTCTTACATGGTCATGtgataaaataaattacatttgGTCACACTCGCAAAAACTATTatatcatttaataatttaaaaagtaaatattatttaattattttttaaaatacttattttactttttgtgtGTGTGATCAAATACAATTTATTTGGTCACGTAACCATTTAAGAATATCTCAAAGgtaaaaaacttattttctCTGTACACAATAGCTAGAGTCGAACAATGATTATTTAAAGAGTCAAAATTTCGTACCACTTGAACTTGATTTATTGCGAGTATATATAGGACttcattacatttttttttctcaaggGGTTTCTAAATTTCTTGGGTCTCGGTGCCCTTTctttcacacaaaaaaaaaaactaatttcttTTTGACCATCAGTGTCCAGCTCATTGGATCGTCTAATTTGATTTTTGGGTTTCCAAccaaatttaataattatccATCTTCAATTTCAAAGACTAATTTACTAGTTTTGTAAATTTCAAAGGCTAAATTGTCTAATTCCtataaagtttttaaaataggaaGTTTGTATTGGAACTtgtgaattttatattaaatatatactccatccgtcccaaatctttagtctttttagctttttaattttgtccaaatttttttgtctttttaagaaaccaatgcacatttaatgatactttaccatttgtacccttacaaaagttaaaacattaattaaatatattttctctttcttaataaagtaaggataaaaatgactttacttatcatttcttaatctccgtgcaaaattccaaaaaaattaaaattttgggacggagggagtaactttttaataaataatcgTTGTTTTCAAATAGAAAGTCACTAGTTTTGGTTGCTCATATTGCACGTGTTAGACCTTCCTATAATTACAAAGTAACTTTTTGTATAAATAATGAATGGGTTTTTCAGTACAAACTTCGAATATAATAAGAGTTTAAGGGCCTGTTTGGTGCACaagataagagacaggataggataactgtatcatatcctgccgcaattcagtgtttggtgatacagcaggatatgataagttaatcctgaaacttatcatatcctgtctctctagttataattcttatcctgaatttgagctgggttaccagcaggataggataagaagaaaaaaaaattactgatttattttataaaatatattttaaaatatataaaataaaatatataaaatataaataataaaataattaattttaaatatatatgtaattttctcacaggggtaattttgtaatttaaatattctaaaaaatcaaaattttactaaaattacaatattttaaagtaaaatgattattaaaaaattgacaaatagggatattaatttaaattttataaaaaattaaatataattcttttgcaataatagttttattatttacgtatgagatatatcatatatttatttggcttatccaacatgtatatattattgagttatttatttgatcatgattcatataaaaaattaaacttgattattttctcatgatttttattttaaattatataaagttatttgattacttatttatattttttatttataaaattcaaagtattacaaaataatttaaaaaaaataacaattattttacaagagtaattttgtcaattatatatgttatatatcttatcatattattatgagcaattatgtatttaaaacaaaatataatagttatcatatttgttatcctgtgtgcaccaaacataggatatgataactgagtataactgttattctgctgttatcatatcctattcttatcctgttttatatcctatcttGTCACTATGCTAtgctgcgcaccaaacgggccctaatgGAATTGAAGATTGAAGAGAAATCATTCAAGCATACGATCAAACGGTTTTTCAGTTTTCTAGAAAAGATGTAACCAACATTTGCATctccaaataaaaattaaggaatacaactaaaatttgtagttaagaaataaaataatcaaatgaTTATAATACAATTAaggaaattaaaatttgtagACGGTTTTCGAGGGGTTTCTAAATTTCTTGGGTCTTGGTGCCCTTTCtttcacacacaaaaaaaaaaaatggttttcaCCATTAGTATCTGACTcactggaccgcctaatctggttcgaaAGTCTCCAatcaaatttaataattatccATCTTTAATTTGAAAGATTAATTTACAAGTTTGTAAATTTCAAAGACTAAATTGTGGATGGGTTTTTCTATCACATGTAAATTTGCACGACAAACCCTTACTATAATTACAAAGTACAACTTTTTgtataataatgaaaaagagaaatcattctagcatagaagcataagaatAACTGGCTAGCAATTTTTAGTGCTACTACatcccaaaaagaaaaaatatccaAAAACGATTCATTTCAACTATCCAAAGCACAAATTTCTTTTCCCTTATTCAATCCGTTATGGAAAAGACTAAAGTTACATCAAAAACATTAACATGACAAGAAGGCATCATCTGTATTCCGCGGGCAATAAAGTAACCTAGCATTACTATTCTTTTGAGATAAACCAAAGTATCCTCCGCGCACAACATGTCAGTGCAAAGTCAAGTTAAATTCCTTACCACGGCGGAAGAAGTACTtgttttgaaattaaattttagtcTTAATCATCAGCATATCCATCTCCTTCTCTATCTTTACAATGCTTTCCACATATTCCTGTATTCCACTAGCTGCCCTCTTTCCAATGGCATCGACTTCAGCCTTCATGAGTGCTTCACACTTTTCTCTGTCTTTTACAATGAATGAAGCCAATGCAATAAAGTTTTCTGTTTTAGCTCTCTCCTCTTTCACTTTAGCCTGCAATGTTTATAATGTTTacaacttttaaaattaaactacTCAAATATATCTTACTCAGTTCAACATACCTCAGCATAGAATAGTTGATTTTCGTCTTTTTCTATCTTCTCGTGCAGCTTAGATAGTTTCAGCTTCTCATTCTCAAGTTCCTCTTGAACCAAATCTATCTTCTTTGCCAATGATTCAGCTTCTTGAATAGCCTTATCCTCTCTGTCCTGTGCTTGTTGACACGGTATCTTTAACTTTTCTTGACGAGCACGTATATCCGAATTCCACTTCTCAATATAAGCACCAGCACGGCTAATAGCGGTATCCAGCAATTCACGTTCTGTCTTCATGATATTCTCCAACTCACTGTCCCTTTCTGATATAAGTAATGCAGCTTGTGTTTTTCCATGCATTTTCTTTATTTCCTtatctcttttctttttcattttaacCTGTAATGTTTTCAACATTTAAGTAAGGAAATTGATTGAGAAGCAACAAAAagcaaatatattttaatcaaatatgtCATATTTAATTCCACATACCCAAAACGGAGCATTGAAATTGAAATCGTTACGTTGCTTAATCGCTTCCTCAATTTCATGTTCCATGCAAACCTTTTTTGCTGCTAATGATTTGGCCTCTTGAATATTTTCCTGATTTTTTGCTTGTACTAGTTCATTTTCTGCCTTTGCCTTTTCAGCCAATGACTCAGCAACCTCTCGCGTCTTCTCTAACCACAACTTTTTCGTCTCTAGAATTAGTATGGAAGAAGCACAACTCCCAAGTTTCCTTTTATTATCATCTATGGCATTCCCAAATTTCCTTTTATTATCTTCCATGACCCTCTCTAAAGCTTTCCTTTCATTTCTATATATTTCCGCTTTTTCTTTCAGAGATTTAGATTCAGCCTGAAACTTGTGAAGCTTATCAGTTACCTGCATGAGTTTCTTGTTAGCCAAGTTATTCCAACTTTGTACCTCATCCAACAATTCTTGACCTAGAGATGTTAATTTCGACATTTGTTCTTCGTTATCATCTTGTGGGACATGGCTTGGCTCGCAAGAAACAATGCACCTTGGTTTATCTTCTTCTCTGATGACCCGTGCAACATTTAAGTCACGTGTCAGCGACTCCATTGCTTCATTCAATGTTGTGGAAAGACTTTGTTCGAGAAGTTTGCCGCTCATTTCTTCTAGTGTAAACTGCAGTAATTGCCGTAAATTTTGAAATACAAAGTTGGCAGAAGTTTCAGAAACTGCTCCCTTCAAATTCTTCAGTGTGCCATTAACAATAGTTGCGTATAACGACTTTCTTGAATCGGCCATGTCAGTCATTTCTTGCTCGTAGCTTAAATCGACAACCTTCTTGATTGCATCACTGATAATTGCTTCCATACTAGTCATTATTAGAGATTTTCCGGCATTAGTTGCCGAAGGATCCTTTGAATCCCAATCCACAGTTTTATCCATTTTTTCAGCCATTAAAATACCTTTTGCTATCAAACCAATCCTCTATCTACAAATAAATCACAAATGGTGGGAATAAGTGATTAAGAAATAGTATCATGGAAGAGGGAATAAAGTAAAAACATTTGGACACAAAAATTGGGAACACAATGATTTATAAAACAGTTGACAGTTGACACCAATGCAAAATACAATCTGATCGAGTTAGAAATGGAACagaattcaaaaaataaaaagaaaaaagaaaaaattcaaaaaggaaaatgctaaggTTAGGATGTTAGGATTTAAAAACGGTTTACTAGTGCCGGAAAAACCATATAGTAGTGTCAgttactatttatttttcttttggctttcaccaccagtttaatctggttcggggggtCAGTTCTGTGGCATTAAGTGGTTCTAGTCCcctccgatcgcagttgcggggatcgaaccatggtccttcctaccaagttcagcatcaattttcactgaaccaactaacaattggtaGTATCTGTTACTATTTATTCCCCTTTTGACAAAGTGAGCAAAAATCAAAGAAACTACCATGATAAATCACCGCGACAAAACTCTCTTCTGGCCGTAACCTGAATTCATTagtgtttcatttttttaaaaagaaacaaacacatTATGAAAGGAAATATtgttatgaaattatgaaaaaacaaTGAATGTTGTGATTAATTCAGACCGCGAAGATCACAAACCTTAAACACATACCTAACAACAAAATCGCAAAATTTTTAACGGAACCTTGACCGGTATTTAAAACCTTGGAAAATACTAAAAAGAATTTGGAATCAATCAATATTGGATTAAGGAAGCAAATGTACCTGATGTTGTTTGAAGATGTGAGCAGAAGGATTTGAAATGGCAGTCACTCACTCACACACTTACTTAGGTTTATACCGAATCCGCCTAAAACAAGTATCTTTTTCAATATTCGAGTATCATTATTTGCTTCctcaaaaaaaatggaaatatatGATCTAATTAAATGCAAAAACTTTGCAAAGTCATTAATATACCTAATTACCCGCCTAAAATATGATCTAATTATCCGCCTAAAATATGCATACAACAATCAAAGTCATtaattaaaaacttttcaaataaaaaaaagagcCCAGTAGAAAAGTAACAtagtataaaaaataacaagTGTTGTTGTCCCTAGCTCAGTTTGCATGAATATTGCATGTTATTGTAGGATCGAGATTCGAACTCCGGTACTTccacttatttaccttaaaACGTAAAATTTTAGTCACTAGGTTACTTgacaaaattttttattttttttttacttttgtgaCTGTTAAAAAGAAttacaaatgttttttttttcagacTAAAAAGTTACAAGtgttagggtccgtttggttcgggggttttggaggggaggggaggggaggtgaggtgatatttttaattttttatatttggttcaattttttaggaggggaggtgagggaa
This genomic interval from Trifolium pratense cultivar HEN17-A07 linkage group LG6, ARS_RC_1.1, whole genome shotgun sequence contains the following:
- the LOC123890853 gene encoding protein HASTY 1 → MDDSVNNVAQAIATALNWSSTPDARQSALSFLDSMKTSGDIRTLANTLFLLVKKNWSAEIRLHAFKMLQHLVRLRWEELNPEEHKNFAKLSIDLMYEIADPCEDWALKSQTAALVAEIVRREGLVLWQEMLPSLVTLSSKGPIQAELVSMMLRWLPEDITVHNEDLEGDRRRLLLRGLTQSLPEILPLLYTLLERHFVAALNEAGRKQTDIAKLHAAAVTATLNAVIAYAEWAPLTDLAKSGIINGCGFLLSAPDFRLHASEFFKLVSSRKRSVDASASEIDQVMRDIFQLLMNISRDFLHKSGSGPSSIDEGEYEFAECICESMVSLGSFNLQSIAGDSGILSLYLEQMLGFFNNYKFAIHFQSLQFWLMLMRDIMSKPKNSTHSAADSSAVSGSGSENAKKKTLSFVNDDFCGAMFDTSFPRLLKREKILPGTALSLGALELWSEDFDDKSKFSQYRSRLLELIKFVASYKPLIAAAKVSGKIDTIIKSFLVSPAPTQDLAVLESMHLALENIVNAVFDRSSDIAEANAEIQFALCRTFEGLLQQFISLKWTEPALVEILVRYLEAMGLFLKYFADAAGSVINKLFELLTSLPFEMKDTSTLSARHARLQICTSFIRIAKAADKSILPHMKGIADTISCLQREGRLLQGEHNLIGEAFLIMASSAGIQQQQEVLKWLLEPLSQQWTQLEWQDRYLSSPHGLVQLCSEAPVMWSIFHTVTFFERALKRSGLKKAHGLLENSSTSDSTTLNPMASHVLWMLTPLLKLLRGLHSLWSPSIIQTLPGEISAAMAMSDFERFSLLGEENPKLPKNPKEGYGEQNESDIRNWFKGIRDSGYNVLGLSTTIGDSFFKNLDVHSVVVALMENIQSMEFRHLRQLVHSILIPLVKHCPVDMREIWLEKLLHPLFVHIQQALSCSWSSLLQDGRAKVPDICGFPSGSDLKVEVMEEKILRDLTREMCSLLSVIASPPLNTGIPSLEQSGHIIRFDMSSVKSLDAVASCSLVGFLLKHEGLALPTLRMCLEVFTWTDGEAVTKISPFCSAAVALSIVTNHTELIEYVSRDLFTSVIQGLSLESNAIISSDLIAICREIFVYLSDRHPAPRQILQSLPFITPHDLHAFEEALTKTSSPKEQKQYMKSLLLLATGNKLKALAAQKSVNIITNVSMRPRSSANAPESNVHDGDVVGLAAII
- the LOC123889011 gene encoding putative E3 ubiquitin-protein ligase RF298, which produces MAEKMDKTVDWDSKDPSATNAGKSLIMTSMEAIISDAIKKVVDLSYEQEMTDMADSRKSLYATIVNGTLKNLKGAVSETSANFVFQNLRQLLQFTLEEMSGKLLEQSLSTTLNEAMESLTRDLNVARVIREEDKPRCIVSCEPSHVPQDDNEEQMSKLTSLGQELLDEVQSWNNLANKKLMQVTDKLHKFQAESKSLKEKAEIYRNERKALERVMEDNKRKFGNAIDDNKRKLGSCASSILILETKKLWLEKTREVAESLAEKAKAENELVQAKNQENIQEAKSLAAKKVCMEHEIEEAIKQRNDFNFNAPFWVKMKKKRDKEIKKMHGKTQAALLISERDSELENIMKTERELLDTAISRAGAYIEKWNSDIRARQEKLKIPCQQAQDREDKAIQEAESLAKKIDLVQEELENEKLKLSKLHEKIEKDENQLFYAEAKVKEERAKTENFIALASFIVKDREKCEALMKAEVDAIGKRAASGIQEYVESIVKIEKEMDMLMIKTKI